In the Mycolicibacter sp. MU0102 genome, one interval contains:
- the ripC gene encoding peptidoglycan hydrolase RipC: MQWRLRALRRPALGAAAGLVAGVTTFSSVLVGNVHADPADDALAKLSELSRQAEQTTEAMHTAQLNLDEKLAAQQAADNAHNADQAALDAARDQLSTYRTAVNRFAATTYMGGRVGGADAILTAESPQQLIDKLGVQRVVAGDLAVQLDRFRTASEQADQAEQASAKSADDARTAAEQAAAVRAELQARQSRLQLQISVVKSQYYALTPQQRTAMAGPGAGPEAVPGEPAPEGMPPAPGFPGFPMPGSDAPPPMDMAMAAPGGGSAATAVQAALTQVGTPYVWGGAAPGGFDCSGLVMWAFHQAGINLPHSSQAQANGGQAVSLSDLQPGDVLTFYSDASHSGIYVGDGMMIHSSTYGQPVRVVPMNSSGPIHNARRY, encoded by the coding sequence ATGCAGTGGCGTCTGCGTGCATTGAGGCGCCCTGCCCTCGGCGCCGCGGCCGGTTTGGTGGCCGGTGTCACGACTTTTAGCAGCGTGTTGGTCGGAAACGTCCACGCAGACCCCGCCGACGACGCCCTGGCCAAGCTCAGCGAACTGTCCCGGCAGGCCGAACAGACCACTGAGGCCATGCACACCGCGCAGCTCAATCTCGACGAGAAGCTCGCCGCGCAGCAGGCCGCGGACAACGCGCACAACGCCGACCAAGCCGCCCTGGATGCGGCCCGCGATCAGCTGTCCACCTACCGAACCGCGGTCAATCGCTTCGCCGCCACCACCTATATGGGTGGCCGGGTCGGCGGCGCGGACGCGATTCTGACCGCCGAGTCTCCGCAACAACTGATCGACAAGCTCGGTGTGCAGCGGGTGGTTGCCGGCGACCTGGCGGTGCAGCTGGACCGTTTCCGTACCGCCAGCGAGCAGGCTGATCAGGCTGAACAGGCCTCCGCCAAGTCGGCTGACGACGCCCGGACGGCGGCCGAGCAGGCCGCCGCGGTCCGCGCCGAGCTGCAGGCCCGCCAAAGCCGACTGCAGCTGCAGATCTCAGTGGTGAAATCGCAGTACTACGCACTGACGCCGCAACAGCGCACGGCGATGGCCGGGCCGGGCGCAGGGCCCGAAGCCGTACCGGGCGAGCCCGCCCCCGAGGGCATGCCGCCGGCTCCTGGTTTCCCGGGATTCCCGATGCCCGGATCCGACGCACCGCCCCCGATGGATATGGCAATGGCCGCGCCCGGTGGTGGGTCCGCTGCGACCGCCGTGCAGGCGGCGTTGACCCAGGTCGGCACGCCCTACGTCTGGGGCGGGGCCGCACCGGGCGGATTCGACTGCTCCGGTCTGGTGATGTGGGCGTTCCACCAGGCCGGCATCAACCTGCCGCACTCCAGCCAGGCGCAGGCCAACGGCGGGCAGGCGGTGTCGCTGTCAGACCTGCAGCCCGGTGACGTGCTGACCTTCTATTCGGACGCGTCGCACTCGGGCATCTACGTCGGCGACGGCATGATGATCCACTCGTCCACCTACGGTCAGCCGGTCCGGGTGGTGCCGATGAACTCCTCCGGCCCGATCCACAACGCCCGCCGTTACTGA
- a CDS encoding glycosyltransferase family 4 protein, whose translation MSRVLLVTNDFPPRPGGIQCYLEELVRRISGSGRHDVTVYAPRWKGAEAFDDAAKSAGYQVVRHPGTLMVPGPAVDARMRRLIADHGAQTVWFGAAAPLALEAQRARSAGATRVVASTHGHEVGWSMLPGARSVLRRIGDSCDTVTFVSHYTRGRFASAFGPDAALEHLPPGVDTDRFRPDPAARAELRARHGLGERPTVVCVSRLVPRKGQDMLIRALPAIRKRVDGAALVIVGGGPYAETLHKLADECGVADAVTFTGGVPAAELPAYYSLGDVFAMPCRTRGAGLDVEGLGIVFLEASAAGVPVVAGDSGGAPETVLHNRTGLVVDGRAVEQIGDAVAGLLADPDRAAAMGAAGREWATGHWRWDTLAGRMADLLQA comes from the coding sequence GTGAGCCGGGTCCTGCTGGTAACCAATGATTTTCCGCCGCGTCCCGGCGGCATCCAGTGCTACCTGGAAGAGCTGGTGCGCCGCATCAGCGGTAGCGGGCGCCATGACGTGACGGTCTATGCGCCCCGGTGGAAGGGCGCTGAGGCCTTCGATGACGCTGCGAAATCGGCCGGCTACCAGGTGGTGCGCCATCCCGGCACGCTGATGGTGCCGGGTCCGGCGGTGGACGCCCGGATGCGCCGGCTCATCGCCGACCACGGGGCCCAGACCGTCTGGTTCGGTGCGGCCGCCCCGCTGGCGCTGGAGGCGCAGCGGGCACGCTCTGCCGGTGCCACCCGGGTGGTGGCCAGCACGCACGGTCACGAGGTGGGCTGGTCGATGCTGCCCGGGGCTCGCTCGGTGTTGCGCCGCATCGGCGACTCCTGCGATACCGTCACGTTCGTCAGCCACTACACCCGCGGCCGATTCGCCTCGGCGTTCGGCCCCGACGCCGCGTTGGAGCACCTGCCGCCCGGAGTGGACACCGACCGGTTCCGTCCCGATCCCGCGGCGCGCGCCGAACTACGGGCTCGGCATGGGCTGGGGGAGCGTCCCACCGTGGTGTGCGTATCGCGACTGGTGCCCCGCAAGGGCCAGGACATGTTGATCAGGGCGCTGCCGGCGATCCGGAAACGCGTAGACGGGGCCGCACTGGTGATCGTCGGCGGCGGTCCCTACGCCGAGACGCTGCACAAGCTGGCCGACGAGTGCGGCGTTGCCGACGCGGTGACCTTCACCGGCGGTGTTCCGGCCGCCGAACTGCCGGCTTACTACTCACTCGGTGATGTGTTCGCGATGCCATGTCGCACCCGCGGCGCCGGGCTTGACGTGGAGGGCCTGGGCATCGTGTTCCTGGAGGCCTCGGCGGCCGGGGTGCCGGTGGTTGCCGGCGACTCGGGTGGTGCCCCCGAAACGGTCCTGCACAACCGGACCGGGTTGGTGGTCGACGGCCGGGCTGTGGAGCAGATCGGTGACGCCGTCGCCGGACTGCTTGCCGACCCCGACCGGGCCGCCGCGATGGGTGCCGCCGGGCGCGAATGGGCGACGGGGCACTGGCGCTGGGACACGCTGGCCGGACGCATGGCCGACCTGCTACAGGCCTGA
- a CDS encoding SRPBCC family protein — translation MADKTAQTIYIAADPDTVMNVIADIGAYPDWVSEYSEAEVLETDADGYPKVARLVLDAAVLKDTMVLDYDWSADRRSVRWSLASSSLLKALNGEYRLTPKGSGTEVLYELSVDLMIPMIGLLKRKAERRLTDTALKDLKKRAEAE, via the coding sequence GTGGCGGATAAGACAGCTCAGACGATCTACATCGCAGCGGATCCGGACACGGTGATGAACGTGATCGCCGACATCGGCGCTTATCCCGACTGGGTCTCGGAGTACAGCGAGGCCGAAGTGCTCGAAACCGATGCCGACGGCTACCCGAAGGTGGCGCGGTTGGTGCTCGACGCGGCCGTGCTCAAAGACACCATGGTGCTGGACTACGACTGGTCGGCAGACCGTCGCTCGGTGCGCTGGTCGTTGGCGTCCAGTTCGCTGCTGAAGGCTCTCAACGGCGAGTATCGCTTGACGCCCAAGGGATCTGGAACCGAGGTCCTTTACGAATTGTCGGTGGATCTGATGATTCCGATGATCGGCCTGCTCAAGCGCAAGGCGGAGCGGCGGTTGACCGACACCGCCCTGAAGGACCTGAAGAAGCGAGCAGAGGCTGAGTGA
- a CDS encoding GAP family protein translates to MWLTVLVMAFAVSLEPFRIGMTVLMLNRPRPVLQLAAFLIGGFAMGMTVGLVVLFVLRRRLLGSTYVTLPHVQILIGALALLAAAAVATKDRWSRRATPAMPAQRLLRSSSPWIAAAAGLGIALPSVDYLAALAVILASGAAVTTQVGALLMFHVVAFALIEIPLLAYVFAPQQTQAAITTVNDWIRSRRRVEVATLLAVVGSLLLVAGILSR, encoded by the coding sequence ATGTGGCTGACGGTGCTGGTGATGGCGTTTGCCGTCAGCCTCGAACCGTTCCGGATCGGTATGACGGTGTTGATGCTGAACCGGCCGCGGCCGGTGCTGCAACTGGCCGCGTTCCTGATCGGCGGCTTCGCGATGGGGATGACCGTGGGGCTGGTCGTCTTGTTCGTCCTACGACGGCGCCTACTCGGCTCGACCTATGTCACATTGCCCCATGTTCAAATCCTGATCGGGGCGCTGGCGCTGCTGGCCGCCGCCGCGGTTGCCACCAAGGACAGGTGGTCGCGCCGAGCCACGCCGGCGATGCCGGCCCAGCGCCTGTTGCGCAGCAGCTCGCCGTGGATTGCGGCGGCGGCCGGCTTGGGGATCGCGTTGCCCTCGGTGGACTACCTGGCCGCACTCGCCGTCATCCTGGCCTCCGGTGCCGCGGTCACCACACAGGTCGGGGCGTTGCTGATGTTCCACGTCGTGGCGTTCGCCCTGATCGAGATCCCGCTGCTGGCATATGTATTCGCGCCCCAGCAGACGCAGGCGGCGATCACCACGGTCAACGACTGGATTCGGTCACGTCGCCGCGTCGAGGTCGCCACCCTGCTCGCCGTCGTCGGCAGCCTGCTGCTCGTCGCCGGCATCCTCAGTCGCTGA
- a CDS encoding AMP-dependent synthetase/ligase, with translation MREFSVPAPFTVEEHDNVAAVVFEHERNSPDFVIYQRLVDGAWTDVTCATAAAQIRSAALGLISQGVAAGDRVVLFSATRYEWAILDYAILSIGAVTVPIYETSSAEQVRWVMQDSSAVVAFAETDAHAQIVNELAGDLPSLRRVFTIDGSDTPALDELAAAAAGQDPAQVTARLEALRATDPATLIYTSGTTGRPKGCELTHSNLLHEVRGTQAALPTLMTSGQRLLVFLPLAHVLARALSIAGFANKVTVGFTSDIKNLVPMFSVFKPTVVVSVPRVFEKVYNTAAQNAANDGKGRIFEIAAQTAVDWSEATDRGGPGLLLRAKHALFDKLVYHKLRTALGGNCRASVSGGAPLGERLGHFYRGVGLSIYEGYGLTETTAAITVNPVGGMKVGTVGKLVPGNSMRIAEDGELLVRGGVVFSGYWQNEQATADAFTDGWFRTGDLAAIDDEGYLKITGRKKEIIVTAGGKNVAPAVLEDQLRSHPLISQAMVVGDAKPFIGALITIDPEAIEGWKQRNGKASTATPADLATDPDLLAEVDAAVKQANLSVSHAESIRKFQILPVDFTEATGELTPTMKVKRNVVAEKFADAIEAIYAKG, from the coding sequence ATGCGTGAGTTCAGTGTTCCCGCGCCGTTCACCGTCGAGGAGCACGACAACGTCGCCGCGGTCGTCTTCGAACACGAGCGCAACAGCCCCGACTTCGTCATCTACCAGCGGTTGGTCGACGGGGCCTGGACCGACGTCACCTGTGCCACTGCCGCCGCGCAGATCCGTTCGGCCGCACTGGGCCTGATCAGCCAGGGTGTCGCGGCCGGCGACCGGGTGGTCCTCTTCTCGGCGACCCGCTACGAGTGGGCCATCCTGGACTACGCGATCCTGTCCATCGGCGCGGTGACCGTTCCGATCTACGAGACGTCGTCGGCCGAGCAGGTCCGCTGGGTCATGCAGGACTCCAGCGCGGTGGTGGCGTTCGCCGAAACCGACGCCCACGCCCAGATTGTCAACGAACTCGCCGGCGACCTGCCGTCGCTGCGGCGGGTGTTCACCATCGACGGCTCGGACACCCCGGCACTCGATGAGCTCGCCGCGGCCGCCGCAGGCCAGGACCCGGCACAGGTCACCGCGCGCCTCGAGGCGCTACGGGCCACCGACCCGGCGACGCTGATCTATACCTCGGGCACCACCGGACGCCCCAAGGGCTGCGAGCTCACCCACTCCAACCTCCTGCACGAGGTGCGCGGCACCCAGGCCGCACTCCCGACGCTGATGACTTCGGGCCAGCGTCTGCTGGTCTTCCTGCCGCTGGCCCACGTATTGGCTCGCGCCCTGAGCATCGCGGGCTTCGCCAACAAGGTCACGGTCGGATTCACCAGCGACATCAAGAACCTGGTGCCGATGTTCTCGGTGTTCAAGCCGACCGTGGTGGTGTCGGTGCCCCGGGTGTTCGAGAAGGTGTACAACACCGCGGCCCAAAACGCCGCCAACGACGGCAAGGGCCGCATCTTCGAGATCGCGGCCCAGACCGCGGTGGACTGGAGCGAGGCCACCGACCGCGGCGGCCCCGGCCTGTTGCTGCGCGCCAAGCACGCCCTGTTCGACAAACTGGTGTACCACAAGCTGCGTACCGCGCTGGGCGGCAACTGCCGCGCCTCGGTCTCCGGCGGAGCGCCGCTGGGCGAGCGGCTGGGCCACTTCTACCGCGGCGTCGGGCTGTCCATCTACGAGGGCTACGGGCTGACCGAGACCACTGCCGCCATCACCGTCAACCCGGTCGGCGGCATGAAGGTCGGGACCGTCGGAAAGCTGGTGCCCGGCAACAGCATGCGCATCGCCGAGGACGGCGAGCTGCTGGTGCGCGGCGGCGTGGTCTTCAGCGGCTACTGGCAGAACGAGCAGGCCACTGCCGACGCGTTCACCGACGGCTGGTTCCGCACCGGTGACCTGGCCGCCATCGACGACGAGGGCTACCTGAAGATCACCGGCCGCAAGAAGGAGATCATCGTCACCGCCGGCGGCAAGAACGTCGCCCCCGCCGTGCTCGAGGACCAGCTGCGGTCGCACCCGCTGATCAGCCAGGCGATGGTCGTCGGCGACGCCAAGCCGTTCATCGGCGCACTGATCACCATCGACCCCGAGGCCATCGAGGGCTGGAAGCAGCGCAACGGCAAGGCCAGCACCGCGACCCCGGCGGACCTGGCCACCGACCCGGATCTGCTCGCTGAGGTAGACGCGGCGGTCAAGCAGGCCAATCTGTCGGTCTCGCATGCCGAGTCGATCCGCAAATTCCAGATCCTGCCGGTCGACTTCACCGAGGCCACCGGCGAGCTGACCCCCACGATGAAGGTCAAGCGCAACGTGGTCGCGGAGAAGTTTGCCGACGCGATCGAGGCGATCTACGCCAAGGGCTGA
- a CDS encoding polyketide cyclase / dehydrase and lipid transport, giving the protein MNSIQVADETFVAASGEQVGAAVADRSSWQRWWPDLQLQVVEDRADKGMRWTVSGPLTGTMEIWLEPMLDGVLLHYFLHAEPAGVTGRQLARLNLAKLNHRRRVAGKRMAFEIKDRLERSRPVGVSPIAVS; this is encoded by the coding sequence ATGAACAGTATCCAGGTCGCCGACGAGACGTTCGTCGCCGCTTCCGGCGAGCAGGTCGGGGCGGCTGTCGCCGATCGGTCGAGTTGGCAGCGATGGTGGCCCGACCTGCAGCTGCAGGTAGTCGAGGATCGTGCCGACAAGGGCATGCGGTGGACGGTGAGCGGGCCGCTGACCGGCACCATGGAGATTTGGCTGGAGCCGATGCTCGACGGTGTGCTGTTGCACTACTTCCTGCACGCCGAACCCGCCGGTGTGACCGGCCGGCAGCTGGCCCGGCTGAACTTGGCGAAGCTCAATCACCGGCGCCGGGTGGCCGGCAAGCGGATGGCCTTCGAGATCAAGGACCGTCTTGAGCGTTCCCGGCCGGTGGGGGTCTCTCCGATCGCCGTCAGTTGA
- a CDS encoding MFS transporter, with translation MTSRVVNAQTTSRSQVAAWALWDCGATGVNAVVGTFVFSVYLTGQVGAGLPGATTPASWLGKALTFAGLFIALLAPVIGVWVNAPQRRRAALALFTGLVVVLTAMMSLIDADYHYLGFGLALLACTAVCSDLATVPYNAVLGQLSTPQNSGRISGIGSASGFFGSVLLLLILYVGFIAGDGETRGLFGLAVDHGQYIRVAMLVAAGWLIVFAGPLLFLVRTPPTTEPAPAVGLVSAYRTLWQEIKAEWRRDRNVIYYLLASAVFRDGLTGIFAFGAVLGVSVYGVSQADVLIFGVCVSIVAAVGAVVGGRLADRAGPKPVIIGSLAAMVAVGLTLLTASGPVAFWICGLLLCLFVGPILASARALMLRMSAPGKEGVAFGLYTTAGRAASFLAPWMFFTFVDLFGTDRAGMGGLCVVLVAGLIAMVAVRTPREAS, from the coding sequence GTGACCAGCCGCGTGGTCAATGCGCAAACCACCTCGCGATCGCAGGTGGCGGCCTGGGCGCTCTGGGACTGCGGCGCGACGGGCGTCAACGCTGTCGTGGGCACCTTCGTGTTCTCGGTGTATCTGACCGGTCAAGTCGGCGCGGGCCTGCCCGGCGCCACGACGCCGGCAAGCTGGCTCGGCAAGGCGCTGACGTTCGCGGGACTGTTCATCGCACTCCTGGCACCCGTGATCGGGGTCTGGGTCAACGCCCCACAACGTCGCCGCGCCGCACTCGCGCTGTTCACCGGCCTGGTGGTCGTGCTGACCGCGATGATGAGCCTCATCGATGCCGACTATCACTATCTCGGGTTCGGACTGGCGCTGCTGGCCTGCACCGCGGTCTGCAGCGACCTGGCAACGGTGCCCTACAACGCCGTGCTGGGCCAACTGTCGACACCGCAGAATTCCGGCAGGATCTCAGGAATCGGCTCGGCCTCAGGCTTTTTCGGCAGTGTGTTGTTGCTGCTGATCCTCTATGTCGGGTTCATCGCCGGCGATGGTGAAACCCGGGGCCTGTTCGGTCTTGCCGTCGACCACGGCCAGTACATCCGGGTGGCGATGCTGGTGGCCGCCGGCTGGCTGATCGTGTTCGCCGGTCCCCTGCTCTTTCTGGTGCGTACTCCGCCAACCACCGAGCCGGCGCCGGCAGTCGGGCTCGTCAGCGCCTACCGCACGCTGTGGCAAGAGATCAAGGCCGAATGGCGTCGCGATCGCAACGTCATCTACTACCTGCTGGCCAGCGCGGTGTTTCGCGATGGGCTCACCGGGATCTTCGCGTTCGGCGCGGTGCTCGGTGTCAGCGTGTACGGCGTATCGCAAGCCGACGTGCTGATCTTCGGCGTCTGCGTCAGCATCGTCGCCGCGGTGGGCGCGGTCGTGGGCGGCCGGCTCGCCGACCGCGCCGGTCCCAAGCCCGTCATCATCGGATCGCTGGCCGCGATGGTCGCGGTCGGGCTGACCCTGCTGACCGCCTCCGGGCCGGTGGCGTTCTGGATCTGCGGGCTGTTGCTCTGCCTGTTCGTCGGTCCGATTCTGGCGTCCGCCAGGGCGCTGATGCTGCGCATGTCCGCACCGGGCAAGGAGGGCGTGGCCTTCGGCCTCTACACCACCGCCGGTCGCGCCGCGTCATTCCTGGCGCCCTGGATGTTCTTCACCTTTGTCGATCTGTTCGGCACCGACCGGGCCGGCATGGGTGGACTGTGTGTGGTCCTGGTGGCCGGCCTGATCGCCATGGTCGCCGTTCGGACACCCCGCGAGGCGTCCTAG
- the trpD gene encoding anthranilate phosphoribosyltransferase yields the protein MVEAGSAAEPKAQIVQWRQVLGGLTSGRDLPRGQAAWAMEQIMAGAATSAQIAAFGVAMQMKGPTAAEVGELADVMLAFGRKVPTDKIGTDTVDVVGTGGDGANTVNLSTMAAIVVAAAGVPVVKHGNRSASSLSGGADTLEALGVRIDLGPDEVARSVAEVGIGFCFAPQFQPSYRNASVARREIGVPTVFNLLGPLTNPARPRAGLIGCAFGELAEVMAGVFAARRSSVLVVHGDDGLDELTTTTTSTIWRVQAGTIDRLTFDPAGFGFARAEVGELLGGDAQANAEEARSVLGGTKGAVRDAVVLNAAGAIVAHAGLSSSAEWLPAWEDGLARAVEAIDSGAAEQLLARWVRFGAQL from the coding sequence GTGGTCGAGGCAGGTAGTGCGGCGGAGCCGAAAGCGCAGATAGTGCAGTGGCGACAGGTCCTGGGCGGACTGACGTCCGGTAGAGACCTGCCTCGGGGCCAGGCGGCCTGGGCGATGGAGCAGATCATGGCCGGCGCCGCCACCTCCGCGCAGATTGCGGCGTTCGGGGTGGCGATGCAGATGAAGGGGCCGACCGCCGCCGAGGTGGGTGAGCTGGCCGACGTCATGCTGGCCTTCGGGCGCAAGGTGCCCACCGACAAGATCGGTACCGACACCGTCGACGTGGTGGGCACCGGCGGGGACGGCGCCAACACGGTGAACCTGTCCACCATGGCGGCGATCGTGGTGGCCGCTGCCGGCGTGCCAGTGGTCAAACACGGCAACCGGTCGGCGAGCTCGCTGTCCGGGGGCGCCGACACCCTGGAGGCGCTGGGAGTGCGCATCGACCTGGGGCCCGACGAGGTGGCGCGCAGTGTCGCCGAGGTCGGCATCGGATTCTGCTTCGCCCCGCAATTCCAGCCGTCGTATCGCAATGCCTCGGTGGCGCGGCGCGAGATCGGCGTCCCGACGGTGTTCAACCTGCTGGGGCCGCTGACCAACCCGGCGCGACCGCGGGCCGGTCTGATCGGATGCGCGTTCGGTGAGTTGGCCGAAGTGATGGCCGGTGTGTTCGCAGCGCGGCGGTCCAGCGTGCTGGTGGTGCACGGGGATGACGGCCTCGACGAACTGACCACCACCACGACCAGCACGATCTGGCGAGTGCAAGCCGGCACCATCGATCGGCTGACGTTCGACCCGGCCGGTTTCGGGTTTGCCCGCGCAGAGGTGGGCGAGCTGCTCGGCGGGGACGCGCAGGCCAACGCCGAGGAGGCCCGCTCGGTGCTGGGCGGAACCAAGGGGGCGGTGCGCGACGCTGTGGTGCTCAACGCGGCCGGCGCGATCGTGGCCCATGCGGGGCTATCCAGCAGCGCTGAGTGGTTGCCGGCCTGGGAGGACGGGCTGGCGCGAGCGGTCGAGGCGATCGACAGCGGCGCGGCCGAACAGTTGTTGGCTCGCTGGGTCCGCTTCGGCGCTCAGCTCTGA